The Opitutales bacterium ASA1 genome window below encodes:
- the rlmN_1 gene encoding 23S rRNA (adenine(2503)-C(2))-methyltransferase RlmN yields MISATPAATSASSADDPLGWTPEEWRTRFASLGIKSAHADTAWAAVHRGLVVDWRASPALPESVRRALAEVDWAVRPLAVVREQASVDGFTRKFLLRLHDGETVETVLMRYRGRVTACISTQAGCAMGCVFCATGQSGFRRQLHAAEIVAQAMHVARILAAAGERLRNIVLMGQGEPLHNYDAVAHALDLLTHERGMALAHDRITLSTVGLVSGIRRLADEGRRCSLAVSLHGATDAERNALVPIGRRWNLAELMDACRHYTATTGRKIFFEWTLIEGHNDGPETAAALGKLLVDQHAHVNLIPLNPTEGFTGRAASLDRAKRFQEILREHGIPSTIRQRRGIDIAAGCGQLAGASAAD; encoded by the coding sequence ATGATTTCCGCGACACCGGCTGCAACCTCTGCTTCGTCCGCCGACGATCCGCTCGGTTGGACGCCGGAAGAGTGGCGCACCCGTTTCGCGTCCCTCGGAATCAAGTCGGCCCACGCCGACACCGCTTGGGCCGCCGTCCACCGTGGCTTGGTCGTGGATTGGCGCGCATCACCCGCGTTACCGGAGTCCGTGCGCCGCGCCCTCGCCGAGGTGGACTGGGCAGTCCGACCACTCGCGGTGGTGCGCGAGCAAGCCAGCGTCGACGGCTTCACCCGTAAGTTCCTCCTCCGCCTGCACGACGGCGAGACGGTCGAGACCGTGCTCATGCGCTATCGAGGGCGCGTCACCGCGTGCATCAGCACTCAAGCCGGTTGCGCGATGGGTTGCGTCTTCTGCGCGACGGGCCAATCCGGTTTCCGTCGTCAACTCCACGCCGCGGAGATCGTCGCACAGGCCATGCACGTCGCGCGCATCCTCGCCGCCGCCGGCGAACGCCTCCGCAACATCGTGCTCATGGGCCAAGGCGAACCCTTGCACAACTACGACGCCGTCGCGCACGCCCTCGACCTCCTCACGCACGAACGCGGCATGGCTCTCGCGCACGACCGCATCACGCTCAGCACCGTCGGCCTCGTATCCGGAATCCGGAGACTCGCCGACGAAGGCAGACGCTGCTCGCTCGCCGTCTCGCTCCACGGCGCGACCGACGCCGAACGCAACGCCCTCGTCCCGATCGGCCGCCGCTGGAATCTCGCCGAACTCATGGACGCCTGTCGCCACTACACCGCGACGACCGGGCGTAAGATCTTCTTCGAGTGGACATTGATCGAGGGCCACAACGACGGCCCCGAGACCGCCGCAGCGCTCGGCAAACTTCTCGTCGACCAGCACGCGCACGTGAACCTCATCCCGCTCAACCCTACCGAAGGCTTCACGGGCCGCGCCGCCTCGCTCGACCGAGCGAAACGCTTCCAAGAGATCCTGCGCGAGCACGGCATCCCCTCGACGATCCGCCAACGTCGCGGCATCGACATCGCCGCAGGCTGCGGACAACTCGCCGGCGCTTCCGCCGCCGACTGA
- a CDS encoding metalloregulator ArsR/SmtB family transcription factor, whose protein sequence is MAKAALSAETVEMIAQRFRAMGEPMRLRLLMALQGGERTVTELVDALETSQANISKHLQVLTSAGLLRRRKQGLNVFYSIADPSIFNMCEMVCGSLKKHLDAQSRLLT, encoded by the coding sequence ATGGCCAAAGCGGCATTGAGTGCAGAGACGGTGGAGATGATCGCGCAGCGGTTTCGGGCGATGGGCGAGCCGATGCGGTTGCGCCTGCTCATGGCGCTGCAGGGCGGAGAGCGGACCGTGACCGAGTTGGTCGATGCGCTGGAAACGAGCCAAGCCAACATCTCCAAACACCTCCAAGTGCTGACGTCGGCAGGTTTGCTGCGGCGCAGGAAACAGGGGTTGAATGTCTTTTACTCCATCGCCGACCCGAGCATTTTCAACATGTGCGAGATGGTGTGCGGCAGTTTGAAGAAGCACTTGGATGCGCAATCACGCCTGCTGACCTGA
- the rlmN_2 gene encoding 23S rRNA (adenine(2503)-C(2))-methyltransferase RlmN: protein MIPTPPRPPIFGETLESLTATLAAWSEPAFRAKQIMDWLYKKRAVAWDDMSNLPKALRARLAEHFDIAPARCVLVKDASDVTDKLLLELHDRSLVETVVIRAPQEGVGQEHSRKTICISTQVGCAYGCRFCASGLAGWKRDLSAGEIVAQLIQVCLREDATTPRAREELASFDNIVVMGMGEPLANYDNLLRALAIANAPWGLGFGARRVTISTSGLVPEIKRLADERLGFRLAISLHGATNEVREQIMPINRKYPLEQLVPAARYFAERHGRMITLEYILIEEVNDSLEQADHLAAIAGELHAHVNAIPYNTVEGLPWKRPSITRQNAFVDALRQRGISVTIRREKGHDIAAACGQLRLKVEKDGKIEPAPARARALVASTAP from the coding sequence ATGATTCCGACACCGCCACGCCCGCCGATCTTCGGAGAGACGCTCGAGTCGCTCACCGCGACCCTCGCCGCGTGGAGCGAACCCGCCTTTCGCGCCAAACAAATCATGGACTGGCTCTACAAGAAACGAGCCGTCGCATGGGACGACATGTCGAATCTCCCGAAGGCCCTTCGCGCACGCCTCGCCGAACACTTCGACATCGCGCCCGCGCGTTGCGTGCTTGTGAAGGACGCTTCCGACGTGACCGACAAACTCCTCCTCGAGCTGCACGATCGGTCGCTCGTCGAAACGGTCGTGATCCGGGCCCCGCAGGAAGGCGTCGGTCAGGAGCACTCGCGCAAGACGATCTGTATCTCCACCCAAGTCGGTTGCGCCTACGGATGCCGATTCTGCGCCTCCGGCCTCGCCGGTTGGAAACGCGACCTGAGCGCCGGCGAGATCGTCGCCCAACTCATCCAGGTCTGCCTGCGCGAAGACGCCACCACGCCCCGCGCCCGCGAGGAGCTGGCATCGTTCGACAACATCGTCGTCATGGGCATGGGCGAACCCCTCGCCAACTACGACAACCTCCTGCGCGCTCTCGCCATCGCCAACGCCCCCTGGGGCCTCGGCTTCGGCGCGCGTCGTGTCACGATCTCCACCTCCGGCCTCGTGCCGGAGATCAAACGCCTCGCCGACGAACGTCTCGGCTTTCGCCTCGCGATCAGTCTCCACGGCGCGACCAACGAAGTGCGCGAGCAGATCATGCCGATCAACCGCAAGTACCCGCTCGAGCAGCTCGTCCCCGCCGCACGCTACTTCGCCGAGCGACACGGTCGCATGATCACGCTCGAGTACATCCTGATCGAAGAGGTGAACGACTCGCTCGAGCAGGCCGACCATCTCGCCGCCATCGCCGGCGAACTCCATGCTCACGTGAACGCGATCCCCTACAACACGGTCGAGGGCCTGCCGTGGAAACGGCCCTCCATCACCCGGCAAAACGCCTTCGTCGATGCCCTCCGCCAGCGCGGGATCTCCGTGACGATTCGCCGCGAGAAAGGTCACGACATCGCCGCCGCGTGCGGCCAGCTCCGGCTCAAGGTCGAGAAGGACGGGAAGATCGAGCCCGCACCCGCACGCGCTCGCGCACTGGTCGCCTCCACCGCTCCGTAG
- the metF gene encoding methylenetetrahydrofolate reductase [NAD(P)H], which translates to MTIDPRIDTLLAGDRPLRSLEFFPPKDDAGIAALRQTAEALKSIEPAFVSVTYGAGGSTRERTAQVSNMLREEFGFAVMPHLTCVNHTRAEIVEIARAHHARGIRNIMALRGDVPKGLTAETAFKDGLRYGSDIVALLRDELPDICSGVGGYPEKHPEAVSLETDIDNLRRKVDAGAGFVTTQLFFENDAYFRFVERCRRAGITIPILPGIMPALSTKSIQRMTELCGASLPSRLARRLAIAGDNAEVVEFVGIEWAVVQIRELLAAGVPGYHLYILNRAKSALALAAGLAD; encoded by the coding sequence ATGACGATCGATCCTCGCATCGACACGCTCCTCGCCGGCGACCGCCCGCTCCGTTCGTTGGAGTTTTTCCCGCCGAAGGACGATGCCGGGATCGCCGCGCTCCGGCAGACCGCCGAAGCGCTGAAGTCGATCGAGCCGGCCTTCGTTTCCGTGACCTACGGGGCCGGTGGCTCGACCCGCGAACGCACCGCCCAAGTCAGCAACATGCTGCGCGAGGAGTTCGGCTTCGCCGTCATGCCGCACCTCACTTGCGTGAACCACACCCGCGCCGAGATCGTCGAGATCGCCCGCGCCCACCACGCCCGCGGCATCCGCAACATCATGGCCCTGCGCGGCGACGTGCCCAAGGGGCTCACGGCCGAAACGGCCTTCAAGGACGGCCTGCGCTACGGCTCCGACATCGTCGCCCTGCTCCGCGACGAGCTGCCCGACATCTGCTCCGGCGTCGGCGGATATCCCGAGAAACACCCCGAAGCCGTTTCGCTCGAGACCGACATCGACAATCTGCGCCGCAAGGTCGACGCCGGCGCGGGCTTCGTCACGACGCAGTTGTTCTTCGAAAACGACGCCTACTTCCGCTTCGTCGAGCGCTGCCGTCGTGCCGGCATCACGATCCCGATCCTGCCTGGGATCATGCCGGCGCTCTCGACAAAATCCATCCAGCGCATGACCGAACTCTGCGGTGCCTCGCTGCCGAGCCGGCTCGCGCGTCGGCTCGCGATCGCGGGCGACAACGCCGAGGTGGTCGAATTCGTCGGCATCGAGTGGGCCGTCGTGCAGATCCGCGAACTCCTCGCCGCCGGCGTACCGGGCTACCACCTCTACATCCTCAACCGCGCCAAGAGCGCCCTCGCGCTCGCCGCCGGCTTGGCGGACTGA
- a CDS encoding DUF2892 domain-containing protein, translated as MTIDKKIRVLAGTMVLLSLCLAHFHSHWWLLLTAFVGVNLIQSAFTGFCPPEMLLRKLESRRTSTRS; from the coding sequence ATGACCATAGACAAGAAGATCCGCGTCCTCGCCGGCACGATGGTGCTCCTCAGCCTCTGCCTCGCACACTTCCACAGCCATTGGTGGCTTCTTCTCACGGCCTTCGTCGGGGTAAACCTCATCCAGTCGGCGTTCACCGGCTTCTGCCCGCCCGAGATGCTCCTGCGCAAACTCGAGTCGCGTCGCACGTCGACCCGTTCCTGA
- the gmd gene encoding GDP-mannose 4,6-dehydratase codes for MKRALITGITGQDGSYLAELLLDKGYEVHGIIRRASTFNTGRIDHLYHNPEIYGKKLFLHYGDLADATQMVKLLYELQPDEIYNLGAQSHVRVSFDVPEYTADVTGAGAVRILEAIREAGLVKKVRFYQASSSEMFGKVQAVPQIETTPFWPRSPYGCAKLFAYWLTVNYRESYNLHASNGILFNHESERRGETFVTRKITRAVGRIKAGLQENLVLGNLDAQRDWGYAKEYVEMMWIMLQQDKPDDYVVATNETHTVREFCQVAFDRVGLDWEKYVKYDARYERPAEVELLIGDPAKAKKQLGWEPKVRFKELVEIMVDHDVKVAENERKIREVTGAYTAPSYLA; via the coding sequence ATGAAGCGCGCTCTAATCACTGGAATCACGGGCCAAGACGGTTCGTACTTGGCTGAACTGCTGCTCGACAAGGGCTACGAGGTTCACGGCATCATCCGCCGTGCGTCCACGTTCAACACGGGTCGCATCGACCATCTCTACCACAACCCGGAGATTTACGGGAAGAAGCTCTTCCTGCACTACGGCGATCTGGCCGACGCCACCCAGATGGTGAAGCTGCTCTACGAGCTCCAGCCCGACGAGATCTACAACCTCGGCGCGCAGAGCCACGTGCGCGTCTCCTTCGATGTGCCGGAATACACGGCCGACGTCACCGGTGCCGGCGCAGTCCGCATCCTCGAAGCGATCCGCGAAGCCGGATTGGTCAAAAAGGTGCGTTTCTACCAAGCGTCGTCTTCGGAGATGTTCGGCAAGGTCCAAGCCGTGCCGCAGATCGAGACCACGCCGTTCTGGCCGCGTTCGCCCTACGGTTGCGCCAAACTCTTCGCCTACTGGCTCACGGTGAACTACCGCGAGTCCTACAACCTGCACGCCAGCAACGGTATCCTCTTCAACCACGAGAGCGAGCGCCGCGGTGAGACGTTCGTCACGCGCAAGATCACCCGCGCCGTCGGTCGCATCAAAGCCGGCCTTCAGGAAAACCTCGTCCTCGGCAACCTCGACGCCCAACGCGACTGGGGTTACGCGAAGGAGTACGTGGAGATGATGTGGATCATGCTCCAGCAGGACAAACCGGACGACTACGTGGTCGCGACCAACGAGACGCACACGGTCCGGGAGTTCTGCCAAGTCGCCTTCGACCGCGTCGGACTCGATTGGGAGAAGTACGTGAAGTACGATGCCCGCTACGAGCGTCCTGCGGAAGTCGAGCTGCTCATCGGCGATCCGGCCAAGGCCAAGAAGCAACTCGGCTGGGAGCCGAAGGTGCGCTTCAAGGAGCTGGTCGAGATCATGGTCGACCACGACGTCAAGGTGGCGGAAAACGAGCGCAAGATCCGCGAGGTGACGGGTGCCTACACGGCCCCGAGCTATTTGGCATGA
- a CDS encoding Na/Pi cotransporter family protein, whose translation MIAKILVASEVAGGVVLFLLGMQMLGAALRASAGERLRSLLTGATRSRVRGLALGVSAGTLVHSSAATVMTVGFVHAGLLSLAGALPVLFGANVGTTFSMQLVSLRLTDYALAMVAAGGVWRMVVKTERWKRAGEALLGFGLLFLGMKISGGAIEPHREAFAGWLGAMDGASLRGLLVGTAVAAVVTAIVQSSGAVIGMAFVLAGSGVLAGVSQTYPIVLGAHIGTTVTALIAAVGTSAEARATATANCAFNVLNVAVGIVAAGWILPALEWAGGDVVRQTANAHTLVMLLGVVVALPLTRPAIALLTRFHRSKEPERPGSFLDREKLRTPEDAIVSVLRELGRCADLCCESFALVNRAFRGEPDVDLRRVAKNETSIDEIKASTRAYLHELARAYLSRRQALMVQGLDRCVLGVERIGDHVESLAYLVRKDGGRVLDRLDADTASALARVADLAEKAVRAVARSFAADNGTLEAASWEVLDARNTFMRESVPVRANIEERLSRHEVPARVVLAFGEYAVALERIVRHCAILAQEQRRPSFKIKSTKLGRLAGPHASLAPPADED comes from the coding sequence ATGATTGCCAAGATCCTCGTAGCCTCGGAAGTGGCCGGAGGTGTGGTGCTGTTTCTGCTCGGCATGCAGATGCTGGGCGCGGCCTTGCGGGCAAGCGCCGGCGAGAGGCTCCGGTCCTTGTTGACCGGGGCAACGCGATCGCGCGTGCGTGGTCTGGCGTTGGGCGTCTCCGCGGGCACTCTCGTGCACAGCAGTGCGGCGACGGTGATGACGGTGGGTTTCGTGCACGCAGGTCTGCTCTCGTTGGCAGGCGCGCTGCCGGTCTTGTTCGGTGCGAACGTCGGTACCACCTTTTCCATGCAGCTCGTCTCGCTGCGTCTGACCGACTACGCGCTCGCGATGGTGGCGGCGGGTGGCGTGTGGCGGATGGTCGTGAAGACCGAGCGGTGGAAGCGGGCGGGTGAGGCTTTGCTGGGTTTCGGGCTGCTGTTTCTCGGCATGAAGATCAGCGGGGGGGCGATCGAGCCGCATCGGGAGGCGTTTGCGGGTTGGCTGGGCGCGATGGACGGCGCGAGCCTGCGGGGGTTGCTGGTCGGCACGGCGGTGGCGGCCGTGGTGACGGCCATCGTGCAGAGCAGCGGCGCGGTGATCGGGATGGCGTTCGTCCTTGCAGGCAGCGGTGTGTTGGCCGGCGTCTCGCAAACGTATCCGATCGTCCTCGGAGCGCACATCGGGACGACGGTGACTGCGTTGATCGCCGCGGTCGGCACTTCGGCCGAAGCGCGGGCGACGGCGACTGCGAATTGCGCTTTCAACGTCCTCAACGTCGCAGTCGGTATCGTGGCCGCGGGTTGGATCTTGCCGGCGTTGGAGTGGGCGGGAGGCGATGTCGTGAGGCAAACGGCGAACGCTCACACGCTCGTGATGCTGCTCGGTGTCGTCGTGGCGCTGCCGTTGACGCGGCCGGCGATCGCGTTGCTCACGCGGTTTCACCGGTCCAAGGAGCCGGAGCGCCCGGGAAGTTTTCTCGACCGAGAGAAGCTGCGCACACCGGAAGACGCGATCGTCTCCGTCTTGCGTGAACTCGGGCGTTGCGCCGACTTGTGTTGCGAGAGTTTCGCGCTGGTGAACCGGGCGTTTCGTGGCGAGCCGGACGTGGACCTGCGGCGCGTGGCGAAAAACGAGACTTCGATCGACGAGATCAAGGCGAGCACGCGCGCGTATCTACACGAGTTGGCGCGGGCCTACCTCTCGCGCCGGCAGGCGCTGATGGTGCAGGGGCTGGATCGCTGTGTGTTGGGGGTCGAGCGGATCGGCGATCACGTGGAAAGTCTGGCGTATCTGGTGCGCAAGGACGGCGGACGCGTCCTCGATCGGTTGGACGCGGATACGGCGTCCGCGCTCGCGCGCGTGGCCGATCTCGCCGAAAAGGCCGTGCGGGCAGTGGCTCGATCTTTCGCGGCCGACAACGGAACGCTCGAAGCGGCCTCGTGGGAGGTCCTCGACGCGCGCAACACGTTCATGCGCGAGAGTGTTCCCGTGCGCGCGAACATCGAAGAGCGGTTGTCGCGCCACGAGGTACCGGCGCGGGTCGTGTTGGCCTTCGGCGAGTATGCAGTCGCCTTGGAGCGCATCGTGCGCCACTGCGCCATCCTCGCGCAGGAACAGCGCCGGCCTAGTTTCAAGATCAAGTCGACCAAGCTCGGCCGCCTGGCCGGACCTCATGCCTCGCTCGCGCCGCCGGCAGACGAGGACTGA
- a CDS encoding GDP-L-fucose synthase: MKPDTRIYVAGHRGMVGSAFVRRLQAAGFTNLLLPGRDEVDLVDQAKTYAWFEKNKPEVVFVAAAKVGGILANKTYPADFIRDNLAIALNCVEGARRSGVQRLLFLGSSCIYPKIAPQPMPEDCLLTSPLEPTNEAYALAKIAGLKLCQHYRNQYGLLFHSAMPTNLYGPGDNYHLQNSHVFAAFIRKFHEAKESGAKEVVVWGTGAAKREFLHVDDLADAIFFLLQVDDPPDWINVGTGEDVSIKEFAEAVQRIVGFEGRIVWDSSKPDGTPRKLMDVSRLSGLGWKAKIGLEEGIRKTYAAFLEEKSAGRLRDF, from the coding sequence ATGAAGCCCGACACCCGCATCTACGTGGCCGGCCATCGCGGGATGGTCGGCTCCGCCTTTGTCCGGCGACTGCAGGCGGCGGGTTTCACCAATCTCCTGCTGCCTGGACGAGACGAAGTCGATCTCGTCGATCAGGCGAAGACCTACGCCTGGTTCGAGAAAAACAAGCCGGAGGTCGTCTTCGTGGCCGCGGCCAAGGTCGGAGGCATTCTCGCCAACAAGACCTATCCGGCCGATTTCATCCGCGACAATCTCGCCATCGCGCTCAACTGCGTCGAAGGCGCGCGTCGCAGTGGCGTGCAGCGACTCTTGTTTCTCGGCAGCTCGTGCATCTACCCGAAGATCGCGCCGCAGCCGATGCCGGAGGATTGCCTGCTGACCAGCCCGCTGGAGCCGACCAACGAGGCTTACGCGCTCGCCAAGATCGCCGGGCTCAAGCTCTGCCAGCACTACCGCAACCAGTACGGTCTGCTCTTCCACTCCGCCATGCCCACCAACCTCTACGGGCCGGGCGACAACTACCACCTGCAAAACTCGCACGTCTTTGCGGCCTTCATCCGCAAGTTCCACGAAGCGAAGGAGTCGGGTGCGAAGGAAGTCGTGGTGTGGGGAACGGGTGCGGCCAAGCGCGAGTTTCTCCACGTCGACGATCTCGCCGACGCGATTTTCTTCCTGCTGCAAGTCGACGACCCGCCGGACTGGATCAACGTCGGCACGGGCGAGGACGTGAGCATCAAGGAATTCGCCGAGGCGGTGCAGCGGATCGTCGGCTTCGAAGGGCGCATCGTCTGGGACTCTTCCAAACCCGACGGCACGCCGCGCAAGCTGATGGACGTCTCCCGGCTGAGTGGCCTCGGCTGGAAGGCGAAGATCGGTCTCGAAGAAGGCATCCGCAAGACCTACGCGGCCTTCCTCGAAGAGAAGAGCGCCGGTCGTTTGCGCGACTTCTGA